One segment of Coffea arabica cultivar ET-39 chromosome 7c, Coffea Arabica ET-39 HiFi, whole genome shotgun sequence DNA contains the following:
- the LOC140004319 gene encoding lipase-like PAD4 isoform X1: protein MEAEASSFECSEMLATLLASTPLLEESWKLCGQANAEAPQSYGTKQMGHVTYIAFSGIQMLAGLDPSCSNLVPIESSANGLFSSLHRHGEGEEPVMVHAGLLHLFLSFYSSPIFQNQMREITSNSKSVVFTGHSVGGTVASLSALWFLSCLQSLPSSFSVICVTFGSPMLGNESLSKAILQERWGGNFLHVVAQHDIVPRLLFAPSDSLFPYLCSFFPFWHSSMSNPSFKQLLAQCPDEMQAQFLHIVLNSLEALSAGGLNSGQGNLFWPFGSYIFCTSKGSICLDNAVSVIKMLHLMLAKSSPSSSIEDHLNYENYVGQVYWQILSSKNFQEDDLPDSSYEVGIALALQSSDITPCEAVSGPAKDCLKLAKQMGRTPSLNSANLAIALSKITPLRAQIEWYKVTCDDSDDQMGYYDSFKRRGASKKNSKINMNRHKLARFWDDVISMLEHNQLPHDFHKRSKWVNASQFYKLLVEPLDIAEYYRSGEHLKKGHYMEHGRERRYKIFDKWWRDRKVEGNPGNSRSKFASLTQDSCFWARVEEARDWLNRVRSEGDTRTQSLLWENIEKFDQYARGMVDRKEVSIDVLAKNSSYNLFVEEWKDLKSQLQLFPPHFPSLLDGGGSSSLTIL from the exons ATGGAGGCCGAAGCTTCATC GTTCGAGTGCAGTGAGATGTTAGCAACACTGCTGGCTTCAACACCGTTGCTCGAGGAGTCATGGAAGCTCTGCGGTCAAGCCAACGCCGAAGCTCCGCAAAGTTATGGCACAAAGCAGATGGGGCATGTGACCTACATAGCCTTTTCAGGGATCCAAATGCTTGCAGGGTTGGATCCCAGTTGCAGCAATTTGGTGCCGATTGAAAGCTCTGCTAATGGGCTGTTTTCCTCCTTGCACCGTCATGGAGAAGGTGAAGAGCCAGTTATGGTTCATGCTGGATTGCTACATCTCTTCTTGTCCTTCTACAGCTCCCCAATTTTCCAGAACCAG ATGAGGGAGATCACTAGCAACagcaaatcagtagtattcacAGGCCACTCAGTTGGAGGAACTGTTGCCTCTCTTTCAGCTCTATGGTTCCTCTCATGTCTCCAATCACTTCCCTCCTCCTTTTCTGTGATTTGTGTTACTTTTGGCTCACCTATGCTAGGAAATGAATCACTTTCCAAAGCCATCCTCCAAGAAAGATGGGGAGGAAACTTTCTCCATGTTGTTGCACAACATGATATTGTACCAAGGCTGCTATTTGCTCCCTCAGATTCATTGTTTCCGTATTTatgttctttctttcctttttggcATTCATCCATGTCAAATCCATCTTTCAAGCAGCTTTTGGCACAATGCCCTGATGAAATGCAAGCTCAATTTCTTCATATTGTTCTGAATTCTCTTGAAGCATTATCAGCAGGAGGTCTAAATTCTGGCCAGGGGAACTTATTTTGGCCATTTGGGAGCTATATTTTCTGTACTAGCAAGGGGTCCATCTGTTTGGATAATGCAGTATCTGTCATCAAAATGCTACACCTGATGTTAGCAAAGAGTTCTCCCAGTTCTAGCATTGAGGATCATCTTAACTATGAGAATTATGTGGGCCAAGTTTATTGGCAAATTCTGAGCAGTAAGAACTTCCAGGAAGACGATTTACCTGATTCAAGCTATGAAGTTGGGATTGCACTGGCATTACAATCATCAGACATAACTCCTTGT GAAGCAGTTTCTGGACCAGCAAAAGATTGCCTGAAATTGGCAAAGCAAATGGGTCGCACACCCAGCCTCAACAGTGCCAATCTTGCAATTGCTTTGTCTAAGATCACACCACTCAGAGCACAAATTGAATGGTACAAAGTAACATGCGATGATTCTGATGATCAAATGGGATATTATGATTCATTCAAGCGAAGAGGTGcttcaaagaaaaattccaaAATCAACATGAATAGGCATAAGCTTGCCAGGTTTTGGGATGATGTGATATCAATGTTAGAGCACAATCAACTACCTCATGATTTTCACAAGAGATCAAAATGGGTAAATGCTTCTCAGTTCTACAAACTCTTAGTTGAGCCATTGGATATTGCAGAATACTACAGATCTGGGGAGCATTTGAAGAAGGGTCACTACATGGAGCACGGGAGGGAGAGGAGGTATAAAATCTTCGACAAGTGGTGGAGGGACAGAAAGGTTGAGGGAAATCCTGGTAATTCAAGGAGCAAGTTTGCAAGTTTGACTCAAGATTCGTGCTTCTGGGCTAGAGTAGAGGAGGCAAGAGACTGGTTGAATCGTGTTAGAAGTGAAGGCGATACAAGGACACAATCTTTGTTGTGGGAGaatattgaaaaatttgatcAGTATGCGAGAGGAATGGTTGACAGAAAAGAGGTGTCTATAGATGTTTTAGCTAAAAATTCAAGCTACAATTTGTTTGTAGAAGAATGGAAAGATTTGAAATCTCAGCTGCAGCTGTTCCCACCTCATTTTCCCAGTTTACTCGATGGGGGAGGAAGTAGCTCATTGACTATATTGTAG
- the LOC140004319 gene encoding lipase-like PAD4 isoform X2 has product MREITSNSKSVVFTGHSVGGTVASLSALWFLSCLQSLPSSFSVICVTFGSPMLGNESLSKAILQERWGGNFLHVVAQHDIVPRLLFAPSDSLFPYLCSFFPFWHSSMSNPSFKQLLAQCPDEMQAQFLHIVLNSLEALSAGGLNSGQGNLFWPFGSYIFCTSKGSICLDNAVSVIKMLHLMLAKSSPSSSIEDHLNYENYVGQVYWQILSSKNFQEDDLPDSSYEVGIALALQSSDITPCEAVSGPAKDCLKLAKQMGRTPSLNSANLAIALSKITPLRAQIEWYKVTCDDSDDQMGYYDSFKRRGASKKNSKINMNRHKLARFWDDVISMLEHNQLPHDFHKRSKWVNASQFYKLLVEPLDIAEYYRSGEHLKKGHYMEHGRERRYKIFDKWWRDRKVEGNPGNSRSKFASLTQDSCFWARVEEARDWLNRVRSEGDTRTQSLLWENIEKFDQYARGMVDRKEVSIDVLAKNSSYNLFVEEWKDLKSQLQLFPPHFPSLLDGGGSSSLTIL; this is encoded by the exons ATGAGGGAGATCACTAGCAACagcaaatcagtagtattcacAGGCCACTCAGTTGGAGGAACTGTTGCCTCTCTTTCAGCTCTATGGTTCCTCTCATGTCTCCAATCACTTCCCTCCTCCTTTTCTGTGATTTGTGTTACTTTTGGCTCACCTATGCTAGGAAATGAATCACTTTCCAAAGCCATCCTCCAAGAAAGATGGGGAGGAAACTTTCTCCATGTTGTTGCACAACATGATATTGTACCAAGGCTGCTATTTGCTCCCTCAGATTCATTGTTTCCGTATTTatgttctttctttcctttttggcATTCATCCATGTCAAATCCATCTTTCAAGCAGCTTTTGGCACAATGCCCTGATGAAATGCAAGCTCAATTTCTTCATATTGTTCTGAATTCTCTTGAAGCATTATCAGCAGGAGGTCTAAATTCTGGCCAGGGGAACTTATTTTGGCCATTTGGGAGCTATATTTTCTGTACTAGCAAGGGGTCCATCTGTTTGGATAATGCAGTATCTGTCATCAAAATGCTACACCTGATGTTAGCAAAGAGTTCTCCCAGTTCTAGCATTGAGGATCATCTTAACTATGAGAATTATGTGGGCCAAGTTTATTGGCAAATTCTGAGCAGTAAGAACTTCCAGGAAGACGATTTACCTGATTCAAGCTATGAAGTTGGGATTGCACTGGCATTACAATCATCAGACATAACTCCTTGT GAAGCAGTTTCTGGACCAGCAAAAGATTGCCTGAAATTGGCAAAGCAAATGGGTCGCACACCCAGCCTCAACAGTGCCAATCTTGCAATTGCTTTGTCTAAGATCACACCACTCAGAGCACAAATTGAATGGTACAAAGTAACATGCGATGATTCTGATGATCAAATGGGATATTATGATTCATTCAAGCGAAGAGGTGcttcaaagaaaaattccaaAATCAACATGAATAGGCATAAGCTTGCCAGGTTTTGGGATGATGTGATATCAATGTTAGAGCACAATCAACTACCTCATGATTTTCACAAGAGATCAAAATGGGTAAATGCTTCTCAGTTCTACAAACTCTTAGTTGAGCCATTGGATATTGCAGAATACTACAGATCTGGGGAGCATTTGAAGAAGGGTCACTACATGGAGCACGGGAGGGAGAGGAGGTATAAAATCTTCGACAAGTGGTGGAGGGACAGAAAGGTTGAGGGAAATCCTGGTAATTCAAGGAGCAAGTTTGCAAGTTTGACTCAAGATTCGTGCTTCTGGGCTAGAGTAGAGGAGGCAAGAGACTGGTTGAATCGTGTTAGAAGTGAAGGCGATACAAGGACACAATCTTTGTTGTGGGAGaatattgaaaaatttgatcAGTATGCGAGAGGAATGGTTGACAGAAAAGAGGTGTCTATAGATGTTTTAGCTAAAAATTCAAGCTACAATTTGTTTGTAGAAGAATGGAAAGATTTGAAATCTCAGCTGCAGCTGTTCCCACCTCATTTTCCCAGTTTACTCGATGGGGGAGGAAGTAGCTCATTGACTATATTGTAG
- the LOC140010103 gene encoding psbP domain-containing protein 2, chloroplastic-like yields the protein MTMLVHGLTFPFSNSSHIQNLTIASSPSPTRSAATPSASLFFSSNSASPCRSHASNDFSSVVFLGRRVLLSISSLLVCSDPFSRSLSMAMANQVLTLERYTDSKEGFTLLRPSSWIKVEKAGATVLFEEANKGSNNVGIVVIPVRISSLRDFGTPQFVADKLIEAERRKESTKEAQFISVSERSNKEGLQVYEIEYKVDSTRGGMKRIFSAAFVASKKLYLLNISHSDGLEVPLDKDKRMILEQVLHSFDVAPST from the exons ATGACAATGCTGGTGCATGGTCTTACCTTTCCCTTCTCCAACTCCAGCCACATTCAGAATCTCACGATAGCCTCATCCCCTTCTCCTACAAGATCAGCAGCAACTCCATCTGCATCCCtctttttctcttcaaattcTGCTTCTCCATGTCGTTCTCACGCGAGCAATGACTTCAGTTCAGTTGTTTTCTTGGGCAGGAGAGTTTTATTGAGCATTTCCTCCTTACTGGTATGTAGCGACCCTTTTTCTAGAAGCTTGTCTATGGCCATGGCTAATCAAGTGTTGACACTGGAAAGATATACTGATTCTAAAGAGGGCTTCACTCTCCTCAGGCCCTCTTCTTGGATTAAGGTAGAGAAAGCTGGGGCGACTGTTCTGTTTGAGGAGGCAAATAAAGGGTCTAACAATGTTGGGATTGTTGTCATCCCTGTTCGAATTTCAAGCCTTAGAGATTTTGGCACTCCGCAGTTTGTGGCAGACAAGCTCATTGAAGCCGAAAGGCGCAAG GAAAGTACAAAGGAAGCTCAGTTTATATCAGTTTCAGAGAGATCAAACAAGGAAGGCCTTCAAGTGTATGAGATTGAGTACAAAGTTGATAGCACAAGGGGTGGAATGAAGAGGATATTTTCTGCTGCATTTGTAGCATCGAAAAAGCTTTACCTTTTGAATATTTCTCACTCTGATGGATTAGAGGTCCCTCTTGACAAGGATAAACGAATGATTCTGGAACAAGTTCTTCATTCTTTTGATGTTGCACCTTCAACATGA